GCTTTTCACGGCGCTTCGGGACGCTTACTGGAATCGAAAGCCGAAGACTTGAGTCGCAAAGCCGTGGCCAGCCGCTGTGGCCGTTTAATGCTGCCCACATCGGGTCGGCACTAGCCGGTCAGCCACGAAATCTCGCGCGTGCCCTGCTTAACTTGCCCGCTTGGGAGCGCTGAACAGCGCAGTCCAACCAGCGAAGCAGGGTGGGTAACTTGTTACCCTCGCGGATGTGACAGTCCATACAATCCCAATCCTGCCTACTTTCACGGGATTTGAAAATGTGTCGGCTCTACGCGTTCGTTGGCGCGGGTAGCAAAGCTATCCACCTTACGCCTCTGAGCTTCCGCTTCGGGTCGAGAGTACGCACTGCCGACTGGCTGCTTCCGGGCCGCTGAATTCCAGCGGCCGCTTTGGAGCGATGAGTTCGAAGAGCCGACCGACGCTGCCCCGACCCCAAAGAGACGGTCGGTTTTGCGGAAAGCCGCCGTTCAGAACCGTTGCAGACTGTCCGGCAGACGATGGGACGAATTACCGCGGCGACCTACTGGCGGACCGGCGTTGATGTCTTCTCTTCATACGACGCTGTCAGAACGTTTCCCAGTCCGCGCCCTCGACCGTCACCGGCGAGTCAGCGCGCCGCGGTATCGGCGCGGGGACTTTCGTGGTTGATACGGCACGCTCGGCTACACAGACGGGCCGCTTCGCTGCTGGCGGCTTCGCAACAGACAGCGGGCGCGCTGCTGGCGCGGCGATATCGGTCTGCGCCGTGCGGAACACCGCTACCGCAGCGCGCAACTGCTTCGCCTGGTCCTCCAGCGAGCCAGCCGCGGCCGCCGCCTCTTCGACCAGCGCCGCGTTCTGCTGCGTGACTTGGTCCATTTGGCTGATCGCCTGGTGCACCTGTTCAATGCCGCGGCTCTGCTCGCTCGAAGCCGACGCGATCTCGCCCATGATGTCGGTCACGCGCTGAATCGCTGTGCCAACCTTGTCCATCGTCTCTCCTGCCCGCGCGACCAAGTCGGTTCCGGCTTGCACGCGGCTGCCCGAGGTCTCGATGAGCTCCTTGATTTCCTTCGCCGCTACCGACGAGCGCTGCGCCAGAGAGCGCACTTCGCTGGCTACTACCGCAAAGCCCCGACCCTGCTCGCCCGCCCGCGCCGCCTCCACCGCCGCATTGAGTGCGAGGATGTTGGTCTGGAATGCGATGCCCTCGATCACGCCGGTGATTTCGGCGATCTTGCCCGCGCTTTCCTCGATGCCCGCCATCGTCCCGACTACCTCCCCGACGATTGCCGAACCTTCTTTGGCAACAGCATGCGCACTGTCCGCGAGGCCGCTCGCCTGGCGAGCGTTCTCCGAATTCTGCTTGACAGTGGCCGTGAGTTCCTCCATGCTCGCCGCCGTTTCCTGCAGCGACGCCGCCTGTTCCTCCGTGCGAGAAGATAGGTCGGTGTTGCCCTGCGCGATCTGTCGCGCGCCCGTCATTACCGACTCGGCGCCCATGCGGATCTCGCCGACGGTGTTAGACAGGCTTTCGGTCATGGTGCGAAGCGAGCGAAGCAGTTGCCCCGTCTCGTCCCTGCCATCTGCGTCGATCCCCGTGGCCAGGTTGCCCTGCGCAACTTTCTCAGCCGCGTCGACGGCTACATGCAGCGGCCGAACGATCGAGCGCGTGACCAGCAGCGCGCAAACCCCTCCGATCGCCAGCGCGAGCGCCGCGAGCACCAGTACGAGCATGCGAGCGTCGGCATACGATGCGCTCGATGCGTCGTGCTCGGTCGCTACCTGGTTGCCGACATAATCGATCAGGGCTTGGACTGCGCCGAGATACTGGTTCTCCAGCGGCACCTGTTCGCTCAGTAACTTCTGGCGTGCCCCTTCGGCGTCGCCGGCCTTGATCTGCGCGATGACTGCCGCCCGGTCGGACAAATACGCCTGACGGGCGGACGCTACATTGGCCCAGAGCTCTTTGCCCTGGTCCGTGTCAAGGAGTTGCTGGATTTCTTCGACTGCCTTGGACACGATATCGTGACCATTGCCGATCGATTGCAGATTGCCGCTTACGACCTCCGACTGGTTGCCTGCCAACGCGGCCAATGCGTCGCGTTCCATCACCGCCTGCCCTCGAGTGATTTCGAGCAGCTTGTGCAGATCCCACAACACCGGCATGCGCGAGCGCGTGACGTTATTGACGTCCTGGTTGAAGCCACTCAGTCCACTCAGTGATACGGCTGCAAGTGCGAACGTTAGCAGCAACGTGACTGCGAACGCCAGCGCGAGGCGCGCTCCTATTTTCATGTTGCTCAATCGCATATGAGAGTTCCATCTTTCAATATC
Above is a window of Paraburkholderia sprentiae WSM5005 DNA encoding:
- a CDS encoding methyl-accepting chemotaxis protein, with protein sequence MRLSNMKIGARLALAFAVTLLLTFALAAVSLSGLSGFNQDVNNVTRSRMPVLWDLHKLLEITRGQAVMERDALAALAGNQSEVVSGNLQSIGNGHDIVSKAVEEIQQLLDTDQGKELWANVASARQAYLSDRAAVIAQIKAGDAEGARQKLLSEQVPLENQYLGAVQALIDYVGNQVATEHDASSASYADARMLVLVLAALALAIGGVCALLVTRSIVRPLHVAVDAAEKVAQGNLATGIDADGRDETGQLLRSLRTMTESLSNTVGEIRMGAESVMTGARQIAQGNTDLSSRTEEQAASLQETAASMEELTATVKQNSENARQASGLADSAHAVAKEGSAIVGEVVGTMAGIEESAGKIAEITGVIEGIAFQTNILALNAAVEAARAGEQGRGFAVVASEVRSLAQRSSVAAKEIKELIETSGSRVQAGTDLVARAGETMDKVGTAIQRVTDIMGEIASASSEQSRGIEQVHQAISQMDQVTQQNAALVEEAAAAAGSLEDQAKQLRAAVAVFRTAQTDIAAPAARPLSVAKPPAAKRPVCVAERAVSTTKVPAPIPRRADSPVTVEGADWETF